Proteins co-encoded in one Symmachiella macrocystis genomic window:
- a CDS encoding DUF1559 domain-containing protein, which translates to MSKVRSRGFTLIELLVVIAIIAILIALLLPAVQQAREAARRTQCRNNMKQMGLSLHNYHDVYTQFPLGIGYVQGPNNPFFGNPQNSPTDDPNVQVWTTALLPYMDQQNIYKGIDSRVTILATLPPLDLSVAGAPPPYDMAPQATDPQVDNQLACFHVIPGFICPSTPRASDLIEGADFGAMLNPALAGAGITIKGGAMDYSATSAVGGDIDNAAGEDFNRGVLSDEQYIGIRHIIDGTTNTSFVIERAGAPTVYRKGQVVPGIVTPGGTWNDPYLGASYVRGSFYDGTNVGSGLCTINCTNERLGGGYSFHAGGTMVLLCDGSARFVGESTDAGVIGRLVSFAGGEITGDF; encoded by the coding sequence ATGAGTAAAGTACGCTCCCGAGGTTTTACTTTGATCGAGCTGTTGGTGGTGATCGCAATCATCGCCATCCTCATCGCGTTGCTATTGCCGGCGGTTCAGCAAGCCAGAGAAGCCGCCCGTCGCACTCAGTGCCGCAATAACATGAAGCAGATGGGCCTGTCCTTACACAACTATCATGATGTGTACACTCAGTTTCCACTGGGGATCGGTTACGTCCAAGGGCCGAACAATCCCTTCTTCGGAAACCCGCAGAATTCCCCAACCGATGATCCGAATGTCCAAGTCTGGACGACAGCTCTGCTGCCGTATATGGATCAACAGAACATCTACAAAGGAATCGATTCCCGCGTGACAATCCTCGCCACGCTGCCCCCTTTGGACCTTTCTGTTGCCGGTGCTCCACCCCCCTACGACATGGCGCCCCAAGCGACCGACCCCCAGGTCGACAATCAATTGGCGTGTTTCCATGTCATTCCTGGATTCATCTGTCCGAGCACCCCGCGTGCGTCAGATTTGATTGAAGGAGCTGACTTTGGAGCGATGTTGAATCCGGCACTCGCTGGCGCAGGCATTACCATTAAAGGGGGAGCGATGGACTACTCCGCGACGAGTGCGGTCGGTGGAGACATCGACAATGCTGCGGGAGAAGACTTCAATCGTGGAGTGCTCTCGGATGAACAGTATATCGGGATTCGGCACATCATCGACGGTACGACGAACACATCATTCGTCATCGAGCGGGCTGGTGCCCCGACCGTTTACCGCAAAGGTCAGGTCGTGCCCGGAATCGTCACACCTGGTGGAACCTGGAATGATCCGTACCTCGGAGCCTCTTACGTGCGGGGATCCTTCTATGATGGAACGAATGTCGGATCGGGCTTATGTACCATCAATTGCACCAATGAACGATTGGGCGGCGGGTATAGCTTCCACGCCGGCGGGACTATGGTCCTGCTTTGTGACGGCTCGGCTCGATTCGTAGGCGAAAGCACCGATGCAGGAGTCATTGGTCGCCTTGTTTCCTTTGCCGGTGGTGAAATCACTGGAGACTTCTAA
- the aroE gene encoding shikimate dehydrogenase: MPEPQSFKQEITAVFGQPVAENPTQVMIEAAFADAGLAWRYLTLEVAPSDLAAAVAGAKAMGFRGFNLTIPHKVEVIQHLDRLSEAAEKMGAVNCVIRDGDELIGENTDGKGFVESLREVSDPQGQNVVILGAGGAARAIAVEMALAGAAKFTIVNRSAERGEQLTALIKAKTGAAVEFVHWTDDYDIPTGTHVVINATSIGLFPDVDARIPLNTGSLTADMVVADVIPNPPATRLVQEATAAGCTVLDGLGMLVNQGVIGFRLWTGIEPNPAVMRTALEEVFG; the protein is encoded by the coding sequence ATGCCTGAACCACAGAGTTTCAAACAGGAAATCACCGCTGTATTCGGCCAACCGGTTGCAGAAAATCCCACGCAGGTCATGATCGAAGCCGCCTTTGCCGATGCGGGACTGGCTTGGCGATATTTGACGCTGGAAGTTGCGCCCAGCGATCTCGCTGCAGCCGTCGCCGGAGCAAAGGCGATGGGGTTTCGCGGATTCAATCTTACGATTCCGCACAAAGTCGAGGTCATTCAACACCTGGACCGGCTGAGCGAGGCGGCCGAAAAGATGGGGGCAGTCAACTGTGTGATTCGCGACGGCGACGAGTTGATCGGTGAAAACACAGACGGCAAGGGGTTTGTGGAGTCGCTCCGCGAGGTCTCGGACCCCCAAGGGCAAAACGTCGTAATCCTGGGCGCCGGGGGAGCGGCGCGGGCCATTGCCGTCGAAATGGCGCTGGCTGGAGCTGCCAAATTCACAATCGTCAATCGCTCGGCGGAACGCGGTGAACAATTGACCGCGCTGATCAAAGCCAAAACCGGCGCCGCCGTTGAGTTCGTGCACTGGACCGACGATTACGATATTCCCACCGGCACGCACGTAGTGATCAACGCAACTTCAATCGGCCTGTTTCCGGACGTCGACGCCCGTATTCCGCTAAACACCGGCAGCCTCACAGCTGACATGGTCGTCGCCGACGTGATCCCCAATCCCCCGGCCACGCGATTGGTACAGGAAGCCACAGCGGCGGGATGCACCGTGTTGGATGGTCTGGGCATGCTCGTCAACCAGGGCGTGATTGGCTTTCGGCTGTGGACAGGCATCGAACCCAATCCAGCGGTGATGCGGACGGCGCTGGAAGAGGTGTTTGGATAG
- a CDS encoding protein kinase domain-containing protein: MNDNRAQLLKQSVLSTVPLQLAITEAGSTDPVLCEMGNAFALIGRSERCQIRLKHSDVSFRHAYLQNVGGRIFCVDLNSRSGTMWGDKRRRGGWLSVSDGPQIGPYQIRLAKPDVGDDSPFPNNFNPLDAIDDKMCSVGPVQLEFLNRSTIGRTWTINRMLTLVGSGTGCKIRLEDETISNVHCGLLVTQGGLWVIDFLGRGGTHVDGRPVDFACLGAGQVLRVGQFGMRVKYDSDPTSDMDLPSDNEEFRSSTEFPMGETFIRESIEDPPGGQNGSSTDFEVVPTVLPGNFVDSVVKSGLLSREQINIVTEAASEVELSCAEKAKLLVERGMLTAWQVEQISADKAQYLIVAERYRLLERLGHGSMGTVYRAYDPQMACDVAIKFPKARAFKKPRMLIRFRREAMINDKIQHPNIVRAYDVAVSGNYIVMEYVPGLNLKQFLQQSGAQSPEFAVSICVQIGEALQFAYRNGVTHRDIKPSNILLSADGTAKLLDLGLARLDDDPDSETEWGENQTAQMTQAGVQLGTTRYMAPEQAADGHSADVRSDIYGLVCTLYNLLAGHPPFDAENPVKIMMMHAQDPVSPISGVDERLTAIIEKGLAKKPVDRFQTPADLVDRLRDWLTIRELQQEIEALRQTRPTGDNQNVDTASSSD; this comes from the coding sequence ATGAACGACAACCGTGCCCAACTACTTAAGCAGTCAGTACTTTCGACGGTACCGCTGCAATTGGCCATCACCGAAGCCGGATCAACTGACCCGGTTCTGTGTGAGATGGGCAATGCGTTTGCGCTGATCGGCCGATCAGAACGCTGTCAGATCCGGTTGAAGCACTCCGATGTCAGCTTTCGTCATGCCTATTTGCAAAATGTCGGGGGCCGCATTTTTTGTGTCGACCTCAATAGCCGGTCCGGTACCATGTGGGGAGACAAACGGCGACGCGGCGGTTGGTTATCCGTTTCCGACGGACCGCAGATTGGGCCGTACCAAATCCGCTTGGCGAAGCCCGATGTGGGCGACGATTCGCCGTTTCCGAATAATTTTAATCCACTGGATGCTATTGATGACAAGATGTGCTCCGTGGGACCGGTCCAGTTGGAATTCCTGAACCGCTCGACGATCGGCCGGACCTGGACGATCAACCGCATGCTCACATTGGTCGGCAGTGGAACCGGATGCAAGATCCGTTTGGAAGATGAAACCATATCGAACGTGCATTGTGGATTGTTGGTCACGCAGGGCGGGCTGTGGGTGATTGACTTTCTGGGTCGCGGAGGAACCCATGTCGACGGTCGGCCCGTCGATTTCGCATGTTTGGGGGCGGGCCAAGTCTTGCGCGTCGGCCAATTTGGTATGCGGGTCAAATATGATTCCGATCCAACTTCGGACATGGACCTGCCCAGCGATAACGAGGAATTCCGATCGTCTACGGAATTCCCTATGGGCGAGACATTCATCCGAGAATCCATTGAGGATCCCCCGGGCGGGCAAAATGGTTCCTCCACAGACTTCGAGGTGGTACCGACGGTTCTTCCGGGCAATTTTGTGGATTCCGTTGTGAAATCGGGATTGTTGTCGCGCGAGCAAATCAACATCGTCACCGAAGCCGCCTCGGAAGTGGAGTTGAGTTGTGCGGAGAAGGCGAAGCTACTTGTCGAGCGGGGAATGTTAACCGCTTGGCAAGTGGAGCAAATCTCGGCCGACAAAGCGCAGTACCTCATCGTGGCTGAGCGTTATCGACTGTTGGAGCGGTTGGGGCACGGCAGTATGGGAACGGTGTATCGCGCCTACGATCCGCAAATGGCGTGCGACGTGGCGATCAAATTTCCCAAGGCCCGCGCCTTCAAAAAGCCACGGATGTTGATCCGCTTTCGCCGTGAAGCGATGATCAACGATAAGATCCAACACCCAAACATTGTGCGTGCGTATGACGTGGCGGTCTCGGGCAATTATATCGTCATGGAGTATGTGCCGGGGCTGAATCTCAAACAGTTTTTGCAACAGTCCGGCGCGCAATCTCCGGAATTCGCGGTCTCGATCTGTGTGCAAATCGGCGAGGCATTACAGTTCGCTTATCGAAACGGCGTGACCCACCGTGACATTAAGCCGTCGAATATTTTACTATCCGCCGACGGCACCGCCAAACTGCTCGATCTCGGTTTGGCGCGACTCGATGACGATCCCGATTCGGAAACGGAATGGGGCGAAAACCAGACAGCACAAATGACGCAAGCGGGTGTTCAATTGGGCACGACGCGGTACATGGCGCCCGAACAGGCAGCCGACGGGCATTCCGCCGATGTCCGTAGCGACATCTATGGACTGGTCTGCACACTCTACAACCTGTTGGCGGGCCATCCGCCGTTTGACGCCGAAAATCCTGTCAAAATTATGATGATGCACGCGCAAGACCCGGTTTCGCCCATTTCCGGAGTCGACGAACGGTTGACGGCCATCATCGAAAAAGGGCTCGCCAAAAAACCGGTCGACCGCTTCCAAACCCCCGCCGACCTCGTGGATCGTTTGCGGGATTGGTTGACGATTCGCGAACTGCAGCAAGAGATCGAAGCATTGCGGCAGACACGGCCAACCGGCGACAACCAAAATGTTGACACGGCATCGAGCTCGGATTGA
- a CDS encoding phytoene/squalene synthase family protein, which yields MQASIDKLTSDAPSASLAESHAYCRTLAKRAAKNFYVSFLTLPTAHYQAMCALYAFMRICDDIGDDTTVSLSQRKIALQEWRDAVIVALEGGPATHLSLPALYDAVERFQIPREYLFAAIDGVEMDLGTVEFATFEELSHYCYHVAGVVGLCCIHIWGFHDDRAPAAAIECGLALQLTNIVRDIKEDAQMDRVYLPQEDLEQFDYSLADIQQQRRDERFRALMQFQVSRAREYYTAGRRLYDYLEPVGQPILDAMLRIYGGLLDEIEHRDYDIFSRRARVSTSRKLAIAGSAVLRHQWRRLTQR from the coding sequence ATGCAAGCGTCCATCGACAAACTGACAAGCGATGCTCCAAGCGCCTCCTTGGCGGAGTCGCACGCCTATTGCCGCACGCTCGCCAAACGGGCGGCAAAGAATTTCTACGTCTCCTTCCTCACGCTTCCCACTGCGCACTATCAGGCGATGTGCGCTCTTTATGCCTTCATGCGGATTTGCGACGACATTGGTGATGACACAACGGTCTCGCTCTCCCAACGGAAAATCGCATTGCAAGAATGGCGCGATGCGGTGATTGTCGCCTTAGAGGGGGGACCGGCGACACATCTCTCCTTGCCCGCATTGTACGATGCCGTCGAACGTTTTCAGATCCCGCGCGAGTACTTGTTCGCTGCGATTGACGGTGTGGAAATGGATCTGGGCACTGTGGAATTTGCCACCTTTGAAGAACTCTCCCACTATTGTTATCACGTTGCCGGCGTGGTCGGGTTGTGTTGTATCCACATTTGGGGATTCCATGACGACCGCGCACCCGCAGCGGCGATCGAGTGCGGACTGGCGCTGCAATTGACAAACATTGTACGGGACATCAAGGAAGATGCGCAAATGGACCGTGTCTATTTGCCGCAAGAAGATCTGGAGCAGTTCGACTATTCTCTAGCGGACATCCAACAGCAACGGCGTGATGAACGATTCCGCGCGTTGATGCAATTTCAAGTTTCCCGCGCGCGGGAGTATTACACCGCCGGTCGCCGATTGTATGATTACCTCGAACCGGTCGGCCAACCGATTTTGGATGCGATGTTGCGGATTTATGGGGGCCTGTTGGATGAAATCGAGCATCGTGACTACGACATCTTCAGCCGGCGAGCGCGGGTCAGCACATCACGCAAACTGGCCATCGCCGGTTCGGCTGTCCTGCGGCATCAATGGCGACGCCTGACGCAGCGATAG
- the hpnC gene encoding squalene synthase HpnC, producing the protein MADFAADLAIWGPGGSAHGMVSLKAGQKYCRDLATTHYENFPVVSWLLPRELHQHFYNVYAYCRWSDDLADEIDETARSLELLDWWLGELQNCYAGSATHPVFVALAETIEQFDIPAEPFENLLSAFRQDQKVHEYATFEDLRDYCRRSADPVGRLVLYLCRSYNEQNVAWSDSVCTGLQLANFWQDVARDLDINRVYLPIEDCDRFGYSRDDLRNRVTNPAFLKLMAFEVDRARDFLTAGLPLVPALPGRLQMDIELFIRGGLKILDHVERIDYRVWETRPKVRKHEFISLLAGCVWRAFGRRVARLGR; encoded by the coding sequence TTGGCAGATTTTGCGGCCGATTTAGCGATTTGGGGCCCCGGTGGCTCAGCACACGGCATGGTTTCGCTCAAAGCCGGGCAGAAATATTGTCGAGATTTGGCGACCACGCACTACGAAAACTTTCCGGTCGTCAGTTGGCTACTGCCCCGTGAATTGCACCAGCATTTTTACAATGTCTATGCGTATTGCCGCTGGTCGGATGACCTAGCGGACGAAATCGACGAGACCGCACGGTCGCTGGAACTGCTCGATTGGTGGCTGGGGGAGCTGCAAAATTGCTATGCCGGGAGTGCAACGCACCCGGTTTTTGTCGCTCTGGCTGAGACAATTGAGCAGTTTGATATCCCAGCCGAGCCGTTTGAAAACTTGCTGTCTGCCTTTCGGCAGGACCAAAAGGTGCACGAATATGCGACCTTCGAGGACCTCCGCGACTATTGCCGCCGCAGCGCCGATCCGGTGGGGCGACTGGTGTTATACCTATGTCGTAGCTACAACGAGCAAAACGTGGCCTGGTCCGACTCGGTTTGTACCGGCTTGCAATTGGCCAATTTCTGGCAGGATGTTGCTCGCGATCTCGATATCAATCGCGTTTATTTACCGATTGAAGATTGTGACCGATTCGGATATAGCCGTGATGATTTGCGAAACCGTGTGACGAATCCAGCGTTTTTGAAGCTGATGGCGTTTGAGGTCGATCGCGCGCGCGATTTTTTAACCGCGGGTTTACCACTGGTCCCCGCCCTGCCCGGCCGACTGCAAATGGATATCGAATTGTTCATTCGTGGCGGGTTAAAGATTTTGGATCACGTAGAACGGATTGATTACAGAGTTTGGGAAACTCGACCGAAAGTTCGCAAACATGAGTTTATTAGTCTGTTGGCCGGATGTGTGTGGCGGGCATTTGGGAGACGGGTTGCGAGACTGGGCCGCTAA
- the der gene encoding ribosome biogenesis GTPase Der, with protein sequence MGVPKVAIVGRPNVGKSSLLNWLAGKRISVVDPMSGVTRDRVTYLMHEGDRYFELVDTGGIGIVDLDDLSADIDHQIQVGIEEAAVILFVVDGKTGVTKLDIDVAERLRKLEKPMLMVINKCDSPKLDDDIAEYYRLTNAPVVCTSVKSGRNLDGLLAKVLEMLPSEDDVEQDEGALLSATPELKLAIVGRRNVGKSTFINVLAETDRMIVSEVAGTTRDSVDIHFQLDEKSFIAIDTPGVRKKKSLAGSVEWYGLTRAKRSVRRANVVLMFFNAIDTISRVDKQLVDEIATHHKPCIFVVNKWDLAGDMTTEKWTEYLFHQFASMRHVPIAFITAEQQRNVKKLINLAQTIHKQACIRVSTSKVNTVVRAAIENNPPPHRKNRRPKIFYGTQVSTEPPTIVLKCNDPKLFDPSWKRYLLGVLREQLPFQEVPIRLYMRSRLKREEGMDTSLEDQAESVDVSE encoded by the coding sequence ATGGGTGTTCCGAAAGTGGCCATTGTGGGCCGGCCCAATGTGGGAAAGAGTTCGCTGTTGAATTGGTTGGCCGGAAAACGGATCTCGGTTGTGGATCCGATGTCGGGAGTCACCCGCGATCGCGTTACGTACTTGATGCACGAAGGGGACCGTTATTTCGAATTAGTCGATACTGGTGGAATCGGGATCGTCGACTTAGATGACCTCTCGGCTGATATCGACCACCAGATCCAGGTCGGGATTGAAGAAGCAGCGGTGATTCTGTTTGTTGTCGACGGAAAAACGGGTGTCACAAAGCTCGACATCGACGTTGCCGAGCGACTCCGCAAACTGGAAAAGCCGATGTTGATGGTGATCAACAAATGCGATTCTCCGAAACTGGATGACGACATCGCAGAATATTACCGCCTGACCAATGCGCCGGTCGTCTGCACGAGCGTTAAAAGTGGACGGAATCTCGACGGCTTGTTAGCCAAAGTGTTGGAGATGCTGCCGTCGGAAGACGACGTCGAACAAGATGAAGGCGCCCTGTTGTCGGCAACGCCGGAATTGAAGTTGGCGATCGTTGGGCGTCGTAATGTGGGCAAAAGCACTTTCATTAACGTCTTGGCCGAAACGGACCGGATGATCGTTAGCGAAGTCGCCGGGACAACGCGTGACAGCGTGGATATTCATTTTCAATTGGACGAAAAGTCCTTCATTGCCATCGACACCCCCGGAGTTCGCAAGAAGAAGAGTCTTGCCGGGAGTGTGGAATGGTACGGCTTGACCCGTGCCAAACGGAGTGTCCGCCGCGCGAATGTGGTCTTGATGTTTTTCAATGCCATCGACACGATTTCCCGCGTCGACAAACAGCTTGTGGACGAAATCGCCACGCACCACAAACCGTGCATTTTTGTCGTCAACAAATGGGACTTGGCCGGTGATATGACCACTGAAAAGTGGACGGAGTACCTATTTCACCAGTTTGCCTCGATGCGTCACGTGCCTATTGCGTTCATCACCGCCGAGCAGCAGCGCAACGTGAAAAAGCTGATCAACTTGGCCCAGACGATTCACAAACAAGCTTGCATCCGCGTCTCGACATCGAAAGTCAACACGGTCGTCCGCGCAGCGATCGAAAACAACCCGCCGCCGCACCGTAAGAACCGGCGACCGAAAATCTTCTACGGCACGCAAGTCTCGACCGAACCACCGACAATCGTGCTGAAGTGTAACGATCCCAAACTGTTCGACCCGAGTTGGAAGCGGTACTTGCTGGGCGTACTTCGCGAGCAACTTCCCTTCCAAGAAGTCCCCATCCGGCTCTATATGCGTTCGCGCCTCAAACGTGAGGAAGGGATGGATACCAGTCTGGAGGACCAGGCGGAATCGGTCGATGTGTCGGAATAG